The DNA window GCCGCGGCCCGCTGGGACGTCGAGACGGTTTCGGCCGGCCTCCGCGAGGACCGGGGTCTCGCGCGTGTCGTCGACGAACGCGGCCGCACCGCGCTCCATCGCTGCGCACGCACGAACGGCGAGAAGGACGGGCTGGACGTCGGGAATTCTCTTCGCGTGGCGAGAGCGCTTCTGAAAGCGGGCTCGAATCCGAACGCCGTGCACGACATTCCCGAAGAGGGCGGGAGCTTCAAGGCGACGCCGCTCTGGTACGCGGTCGCCTGGGGCCGCAATCCGGATCTGGTCAGTCTGCTGCTGGGCTCCGGCGCGGCGCCCCGGGGATGCCTGTGGGCGTGCGTGGGGGCGAACGACGTCGATCTGGCGAAGACACTCGTGAAGGCGGGGGCGCCGCTGGACGAGGTCTTCGGGGGCGAGACTCCGCTCGACTACGCGAAGCGCCTCGGGAAGTCCGCGTTCTTCAGACTTCTCGGCGCACGCTGACGTTCGGCGGGGTCACGCCGCAGCCGAGCCTTTGTGGGCCTTCGCCGCGTCGGCGGCCTCGGCCTGACTCGCGGCGCACATCGTCTCGCAGAACATCCCGAGCTCTTCCAGGACGGCGCAGGCCTCGGTCGAACAGACGGGGCAGCGCGTGCATGTGTGGTGACCCTCGGGGTTCAGGCTCGAGCCGGACTCCGGGAGGGTCGGGCTCGGCTTTTGGGCTGGGCTCATGGGCACCTCCCTCGCTGAACCTGAATATACGTCGAATTACGCGCTGCGTCAACTCGCTGCGTTAGGAAATCCGACCCCGTTCGAGGGCCCGGTCGGCCTGCCGGCCGAGGATCCGCACCCCTTCGGGCATCGCGGCGAAGCGCGGGTCCTTCGTGTGTCCCTCGGCGAACCGGCGGTAGATCTGCTGGGCGATGACCGCGATCTTGAAGAGTCCGAAGACGTAAGCGAAGAGGACGTCGGCGTCGGGACGCCCCGCCCGCCCGGCCCAGCGCGCGGCGACCTCGGCGCGCGGGAGATTCCCCGGGATGAGGGTCGCCCCGAACGGCAGCGCCCGAACTTCGGGCGCGTCGTCGGGGTCGATCCAGTAGCCCAGCGTGGTTCCGAGGTCGAGAAGCGGATCTCCGAGCGTCGCCATTTCCCAGTCGAGCACGGCGACGATCCGCGTCGGGTCCCCGGCGTCGAGGACGAGGTTGTCGTACTTGAAGTCGTTGTGGACGAGCGCGGGGCGCGCAGCGGCTGGAGCGCGCCCGGCGAGCCACGCGGCGGCCGCGTCGAGCGCGGGGACGTCCTCGGTCTTCGCGCGGACCCAGCGCCCGGTCCAGCCGGCGACCTGCCGGACGGAGTAGCCCTCGGGCTTTCCGAGTGCCGCGAGAGGTCCCGACGAGACGTCGAGCGAGTTCAGCGCGGCAAGGGAGTCGACGAACGCCTCCGAGAGCGCGCGCATCCGCGGCGGCGAGAGGTCGAGCCCCGGAGGCGGAGTCGAGCCGCGGAGGATCACGCCGGGAATTCTTTCCATGAGGAAGAAAGGCGTGCCGAGAACGGCGGCGTCCCCGCAATAAGCGAGGGCTTTCGGAGCCTTCGAATAGAGGGGAGCGAGGGCGGACAGGACGTGGAACTCGCGGCGCATGTCGTGGGCGGTCTTCACGGAGGCCCCGTGCGGCCCGCGGCGCAGGACCATCTCGCGCCCGCCGAACGAGACGAGGAATGTCAGGTTCGAGTGGCCGGCGGGAAACTGGGACACTGAGATTTCCGATGCGCCGCCGCTGCCCGGAAACGCGCCTGCGATGAAGTCCGCGAGGGCACCTTCATCGAAGCGGTCTTCTCCTCGGACCTCGCCCGCCGCGTCGAGGACGCTCATCCGCGAGGGGGCAGCCCGAACCGCCGGAGCGTGTGTCGCCCGACGAAGGAGAGGTGGACCTCGTCCGGGCCGTCGTAGATGCGCGCGGCGCGCTCGTGCGCGTACCAGAACGCGAGAGGCGTGTCGTCCGTCATCCCGAGGCCGCCGAGCGTCTGCAGGGCGCGGTCGAGGACGCGCTGGAGGGCGCGCGCCGCCGTGAATTTGACGAGGGAAATCTCCTCGCGCGCCGCTTTCGCGCCGTCCCTCTCGAGGAGCCAGGCGGCGTGGAGGACGACGAGTCGTGCGGCGTGGATGTCGGCGCGGCTCTCCGCCACGGCGGCCTCGACGAGCTGCCGCGTCCCGAGCGGCGTCCCCGGCGCGATCTCGCGCGTGGCGGCGTGGCGGCACATGATCTCGAGGGCGCGCTCGCAGACTCCGATCCAGCGCATCGCGTGGTGGATGCGCCCCGGGCCGAGCCGCTCCTGCGCGAGCGCGAAGCCGTCGCCTTCGCCTCCGAGGAGGTTCCCGAGCGGCACGTGCGCGCCTTCGTAGCCGACTTCCGCGTGGCTCGCCCAGCTCCCGCCGCGGTGGCCCATGACCGAGATGTTCCGGAGGATCGAGAAGCCCGGCGTGTCCGTCGGAACGAGGATCAAGCTCGCGCGCCGGTGGGGCGCCGCGTCGGGATCCGTGACGGCCATGCAGACGGCGAACGCGGCGCCTTCGGCGGACGACGCGAACCACTTGTGGCCGCGGATCACCCAGTCGCCCCCATCCCGCTTCGCGGTCGTGCCCATCCAGACGGGGTTCGAGCCCGCGAACTCCGGTTCCGTCATCGTGAAGCAGCTCCGGATCTCGCCGGCGACGAGAGGGCGCAGCCAGCGTTCCTTCTGGGCGTCCGTGCCGTGCCCGAGAAGGAGCTCCATGTTCCCGACGTCCGGCGCCTGCACGTTGAAGGCGTAGTGCCCCAGCGGCGAACGGCCCAGCTCCTCGCTCATGTGCGCGAACTCGACGAGCGAGAGGCCGGCGCCGCCCCAGGCCACGGGAAGGTGCGCCGCGAAGAGGCCCGTGCCGCGCGCCCGGCGGCGGACGGCTTCGAGCGCGGGTGCCACGGAATGCCAGCCCTCGTTCAGGAACTTCGGCTCGAGCGGAACGACTTCCTTCTCGACGAAGTCGCGCACGAGTTGACGGAGGTTTTTCACGTTTTCGGGCTCGGAAAAGTCCACGGATCCTCCGGTCGGCGGCGTGTTTCGTTGTATTCTGACTCCGGCCGACTTCCAGGCCGGAAAGGCCTCATGTCGGTACTTCCGCAGATCATTCAGGGCGGCATGGGCGCCGGCGTCTCGAACTGGTCGCTTGCGAACGCCGTTTCGCGTCTCGGCCAGCTCGGCGTCGTCTCGGGCACGGCGCTCGACGTGATTCTCGCGCGGCGTCTGCAGGACGGCGACGCGGGCGGACACATGCGCCGCGCGATGGCCGCCTTTCCGTTTCCCGGGATGGCGGGCCGCGTCCTCGCGAAGTACTTCGTCGAGGGCGGGCGGCCCGAGGGCGCGCCTTACCGGGCGATCCCGATGTACGCCCGCACCGGGTCGGCGCGCGAGCTCGTGGAGCTGTGCATCGTCGCGAACTTCGTCGAGGTCTTCCTCGCGCGCGAGGGCCACGACGGGCCGGTCGGGATCAACTACCTCGAGAAGATCCAGCTGCCCGTGCTGCCCTCGATTTACGGCGCGATGCTGGCGGGCGTCGCGGCCGTCCTGATGGGCGCCGGGATTCCGATCCGCGTCCCGGGCATCCTCGACCATTTCGTCCTGCACGAGGCGGCCGAGTATCCGCTCGCCATCACGGGCTCCGTCGAGGGGGACGACACCCTCATGCGCTTCGATCCTTCCGACTGGATCGAGGGCGTGCCCCCGGCACTGAACCGGCCGCTCTTCCTTCCGATCATCGCGTCGAACACGCTCGCCCTGACGCTTCACCGCAAGGCGAACGGCAGGGTCGACGGCTTCATCATCGAAGGTCCGACGGCGGGCGGCCACAACGCGCCGCCGCGCGGAAAGCCGGCGCTCTCGGCGTCGGGCGAGCCCGTGTACGGCGAGCGCGACGTCGTGGACCTCGCGAAGATGCGCGAGCTGGGGCTGCCGTTCTGGCTGGCGGGCGGGCGCGGCACGGCCGAGGGCCTGCGGGACGCGCTCGCGAGCGGAGCTGCGGGCGTCCAGGTCGGAACCGCGTTCGCGTACTGCGACGAGTCGGGCCTCGACACCGCGACGAAGGCGCGCGTTCTCGCCCTCGCGCGGACGGGCGGCGCCCACGTCTTCACGGATCCCGTCGCGTCGCCGACGGGCTTCCCGTTCAAGGTCGTCCAGCTCGAGGGCACGATGTC is part of the Acidobacteriota bacterium genome and encodes:
- a CDS encoding ankyrin repeat domain-containing protein, yielding MNRKKFFDAAARWDVETVSAGLREDRGLARVVDERGRTALHRCARTNGEKDGLDVGNSLRVARALLKAGSNPNAVHDIPEEGGSFKATPLWYAVAWGRNPDLVSLLLGSGAAPRGCLWACVGANDVDLAKTLVKAGAPLDEVFGGETPLDYAKRLGKSAFFRLLGAR
- a CDS encoding phosphotransferase family protein, with the protein product MSVLDAAGEVRGEDRFDEGALADFIAGAFPGSGGASEISVSQFPAGHSNLTFLVSFGGREMVLRRGPHGASVKTAHDMRREFHVLSALAPLYSKAPKALAYCGDAAVLGTPFFLMERIPGVILRGSTPPPGLDLSPPRMRALSEAFVDSLAALNSLDVSSGPLAALGKPEGYSVRQVAGWTGRWVRAKTEDVPALDAAAAWLAGRAPAAARPALVHNDFKYDNLVLDAGDPTRIVAVLDWEMATLGDPLLDLGTTLGYWIDPDDAPEVRALPFGATLIPGNLPRAEVAARWAGRAGRPDADVLFAYVFGLFKIAVIAQQIYRRFAEGHTKDPRFAAMPEGVRILGRQADRALERGRIS
- a CDS encoding acyl-CoA dehydrogenase family protein; the protein is MDFSEPENVKNLRQLVRDFVEKEVVPLEPKFLNEGWHSVAPALEAVRRRARGTGLFAAHLPVAWGGAGLSLVEFAHMSEELGRSPLGHYAFNVQAPDVGNMELLLGHGTDAQKERWLRPLVAGEIRSCFTMTEPEFAGSNPVWMGTTAKRDGGDWVIRGHKWFASSAEGAAFAVCMAVTDPDAAPHRRASLILVPTDTPGFSILRNISVMGHRGGSWASHAEVGYEGAHVPLGNLLGGEGDGFALAQERLGPGRIHHAMRWIGVCERALEIMCRHAATREIAPGTPLGTRQLVEAAVAESRADIHAARLVVLHAAWLLERDGAKAAREEISLVKFTAARALQRVLDRALQTLGGLGMTDDTPLAFWYAHERAARIYDGPDEVHLSFVGRHTLRRFGLPPRG
- a CDS encoding nitronate monooxygenase — its product is MSVLPQIIQGGMGAGVSNWSLANAVSRLGQLGVVSGTALDVILARRLQDGDAGGHMRRAMAAFPFPGMAGRVLAKYFVEGGRPEGAPYRAIPMYARTGSARELVELCIVANFVEVFLAREGHDGPVGINYLEKIQLPVLPSIYGAMLAGVAAVLMGAGIPIRVPGILDHFVLHEAAEYPLAITGSVEGDDTLMRFDPSDWIEGVPPALNRPLFLPIIASNTLALTLHRKANGRVDGFIIEGPTAGGHNAPPRGKPALSASGEPVYGERDVVDLAKMRELGLPFWLAGGRGTAEGLRDALASGAAGVQVGTAFAYCDESGLDTATKARVLALARTGGAHVFTDPVASPTGFPFKVVQLEGTMSSEAEYLARTRICDLGYLREPYRKADGATGYRCASEPVALYVAKGGGEENAQGRKCLCNALMADIGLPQTRGGLAEKTLVTSGDDVADVARFLRPGATSYSAADVVARLLETTS